Proteins encoded within one genomic window of Girardinichthys multiradiatus isolate DD_20200921_A chromosome 21, DD_fGirMul_XY1, whole genome shotgun sequence:
- the LOC124858171 gene encoding uncharacterized protein LOC124858171 isoform X1, producing the protein MKHSIDGSVVSAPPLPPCCEWRYCGNARKKLWKTVLFVWFKVHLGGLIHHCEALAGFQFHSRNSSPSFYLVSMEICFRFHGDFATHSMAVVLTLRSMLRCQQGVYRSGSAVRVEQHNPAGRMFYGGGEWFTTIDKVIFGFIILAAVFGFLLIIGLIILLVYCTCIEKRGPPPGQPLCCCWKTEREAMTEPPTTYFLFPLNPPGNPEENLPCPSTHWVMYPGQATSDVVQVSNANQISLRTY; encoded by the exons ATGAAGCACAGCATCGATGGTTCAGTAGTGTCTGCTCCACCGCTGCCGCCATGTTGTGAGTGGCGCTACTGTGGAAACGCACGTAAAAAGCTGTGGAAGACGGTTCTGTTCGTGTGGTTTAAGGTCCATCTGGGTGGTCTGATTCATCACTGTGAGGCATTAGCAGGTTTTCAGTTTCACAGTAGGAATAGCTCACCGTCATTTTATCTCGTCTCTATGGAGATTTGTTTTCGTTTCCATGGAGATTTTGCCACTCACAGTATGGCGGTCGTGTTGACGTTGCGCTCTATGCTGCGATGCCAGCAGGGCGTCTACCGTTCTGGGTCTGCGGTTCGGGTGGAACAACACAACCCAGCAGGGAGAATGTTTTACGGAGGTGGGGAGTGGTTCACCACCATCGACAAGGTAATCT TTGGCTTCATCATTCTTGCTGCAGTGTTTGGGTTCCTTTTAATTATTGGACTAATAATTCTTCTGGTGTATTGCACGTGTATAGAG AAAAGAGGACCACCGCCCGGTCAGCCTTTGTG TTGCTGCTGGAAAACGGAACGAGAGGCCATGACTGAGCCTCCAACCACCTACTTTCTGTTCCCACTCAACCCCCCTGGGAACCCGGAGGAAAACCTACCCTGTCCCAGCACTCACTGGGTGATGTACCCAGGACAGGCCACCAGTGATGTAGTACAGGTTTCAAATGCAAACCAAATCAGCTTGAGGACCTATTAA
- the LOC124858171 gene encoding uncharacterized protein LOC124858171 isoform X2 gives MPAGRLPFWVCGSGGTTQPSRENVLRRWGVVHHHRQVGFIILAAVFGFLLIIGLIILLVYCTCIEKRGPPPGQPLCCCWKTEREAMTEPPTTYFLFPLNPPGNPEENLPCPSTHWVMYPGQATSDVVQVSNANQISLRTY, from the exons ATGCCAGCAGGGCGTCTACCGTTCTGGGTCTGCGGTTCGGGTGGAACAACACAACCCAGCAGGGAGAATGTTTTACGGAGGTGGGGAGTGGTTCACCACCATCGACAAG TTGGCTTCATCATTCTTGCTGCAGTGTTTGGGTTCCTTTTAATTATTGGACTAATAATTCTTCTGGTGTATTGCACGTGTATAGAG AAAAGAGGACCACCGCCCGGTCAGCCTTTGTG TTGCTGCTGGAAAACGGAACGAGAGGCCATGACTGAGCCTCCAACCACCTACTTTCTGTTCCCACTCAACCCCCCTGGGAACCCGGAGGAAAACCTACCCTGTCCCAGCACTCACTGGGTGATGTACCCAGGACAGGCCACCAGTGATGTAGTACAGGTTTCAAATGCAAACCAAATCAGCTTGAGGACCTATTAA
- the chrnd gene encoding acetylcholine receptor subunit delta: MELHHAALVTVFLLTLLSTQGLCRNEEERLINYLFKEKGYNKELRPVKKQHDVVDVYLALTLSNLISLKEVDETLLTNVWIDHAWTDYRLSWNPSEFDGIKMLRLPPSMVWLPEIVLENNNDAQFQVAYYSNVLVDPTGLCYWLPPAIFRSSCSINVNYFPFDWQNCTLKFTSLTYNAKEIKMLLKEDGNKTHNHTVEWIVTDPESFTENGEWEIIHRPAKKNTFKHIPMESNKHQDITFYLVIKRKPLFYIVNIIIPCVLISFLASLVYYLPADSGEKMTLSISVLLAQSVFLLLISQRLPETSMSVPLIVKYLMFIMVLVTIVVLNCVVVLNLHFRTPSTHVMSEWTKKFFLERLPRILHMSHPADDEPMWDGALPRRSSSVGYITAAEEYYSIKSRSELMFERQSERHGLSKRPTHASVLKPEEGDGVTDQLYGEIKPAVDGANYIVKHMRNKNDYNEEKDNWSGIARTVDRLCLFLITPVMTFGTIIIFLTGICNHPPHLPFKGDPHDYSEDNPRLL, translated from the exons ATGGAGCTCCACCACGCAGCGCTGGTCACCGTGTTCCTGCTCACTCTGCTCTCAACCC AGGGTCTCTGCAGGAACGAGGAGGAGCGTCTGATCAACTACCTGTTCAAAGAGAAAGGATACAACAAAGAGCTGAGACCCGTTAAGAAACAGCACGATGTCGTCGACGTATATCTCGCCCTAACTCTCTCCAACCTCATCTCTCTG AAAGAAGTAGATGAGACGCTGCTGACTAACGTGTGGATCGACCAT GCATGGACTGACTACAGGCTGTCCTGGAACCCCTCGGAGTTCGACGGCATCAAGATGCTTCGCCTGCCGCCCAGCATGGTCTGGCTGCCGGAGATCGTGCTGGAAAACAA TAACGACGCCCAGTTCCAGGTGGCCTACTACAGTAACGTACTGGTGGATCCTACTGGTCTCTGCTACTGGTTGCCTCCTGCCATCTTCCGTTCCTCCTGCTCCATCAACGTCAACTACTTCCCCTTCGACTGGCAGAACTGCACGCTGAAGTTCAC CTCTCTGACGTACAACGCCAAAGAGATCAAGATGCTGCTGAAGGAGGATGGGAATAAAACACATAATCACACAGTGGAGTGGATCGTTACTGACCCGGAGAGCTTTACAG AGAACGGAGAGTGGGAGATCATCCACCGGCCGGCCAAGAAAAACACCTTCAAGCACATTCCCATGGAGAGCAACAAGCACCAGGACATCACCTTCTACCTGGTCATCAAACGCAAACCTCTCTTCTACATCGTCAACATCATCATCCCCTGTGTGCTCATCTCCTTCCTGGCCTCACTGGTCTACTACCTGCCTGCAGACA gtGGTGAGAAGATGACGCTGTCCATCTCCGTGCTGCTGGCTCAGTCTGTCTTCCTGCTGCTGATCTCTCAGAGGCTGCCGGAGACGTCCATGTCTGTCCCGCTGATAGTCAA ATATTTGATGTTCATCATGGTTCTTGTTACGATCGTCGTGTTGAACTGTGTCGTCGTGCTCAACCTGCACTTCCGTACCCCCAGTACACACGTCATGTCTGAATGGACCAAGAAG TTTTTCCTTGAACGGCTGCCCCGGATCCTCCATATGTCCCATCCTGCAGACGATGAGCCAATGTGGGATGGAGCGTTGCCACGACGATCCAGTTCGGTCGGGTACATCACTGCAGCAGAGGAATATTACAGCATCAAGTCCCGCAGCGAGCTGATGTTTGAGAGGCAGTCAGAAAGGCATGGCCTGTCAAAGCGGCCCACGCACGCCTCAG TGTTGAAGCCGGAGGAAGGTGATGGCGTGACGGATCAGCTGTACGGAGAGATCAAGCCGGCGGTGGACGGAGCGAACTACATCGTCAAGCACATGCGCAACAAGAATGACTACAACGAG GAGAAGGACAACTGGAGCGGTATCGCTCGTACAGTGGACCGTCTCTGCCTCTTCCTGATCACCCCAGTGATGACCTTTGGCACCATCATCATCTTCCTGACGGGAATCTGCAACCACCCCCCACACCTGCCCTTCAAAGGAGACCCACACGACTACAGCGAGGACAACCCCCGCCTGCTGTGA